The Lycium barbarum isolate Lr01 chromosome 9, ASM1917538v2, whole genome shotgun sequence genome has a segment encoding these proteins:
- the LOC132609062 gene encoding uncharacterized protein LOC132609062: MAHKDGNESDGDESRSQMVQHESASAEEVRMLRQQMADMYQAWMNGQAPPSSIPGFPDVTMSIPIETPTSDPLFPPGFGPHVNISNIFGTSTVRPPNAPLRNNPLFIPTVQTTTIPQPTLVQKSNNEPPSEGHHDQYYSPELTFKVPDTYNPFQQYSSPAEIEKTAKNEEQEEMARKMKSLEQSVRNMQGLRGPKSISFRDLCMFPNVYFPFGFKTPKFEKYDGHGDPVAHLKKYCNQLRGAGSKEELLMAYFGESLPGISSEWFIDQDISNWPTWDDMAGDLVRQFQYNIDILPDHTSLASMKKKPTERFREYAIKRTE; encoded by the coding sequence ATGGCCCATAAGGATGGAAACGAGTCAGACGGTGATGAATCTCGAAGTCAGATGGTTCAACATGAATCAGCATCAGCAGAGGAAGTAAGGATGTTGAGACAACAAATGGCTGACATGTACCAGGCTTGGATGAATGGGCAAGCTCCACCATCTTCAATCCCTGGATTCCCGGATGTGACTATGTCAATTCCCATTGAAACCCCGACAAGTGATCCACTCTTTCCTCCTGGATTTGGTCCACATGTTAACATATCCAACATTTTTGGAACTTCCACTGTGCGCCCTCCAAATGCACCCCTCAGAAATAACCCACTTTTCATCCCCACTGTACAAACTACTACAATCCCTCAACCAACGTTGGTACAGAAGTCCAATAATGAGCCTCCATCTGAAGGTCACCACGATCAATATTATTCTCCGGAATTGACTTTTAAAGTCCCAGACACATATAACCCCTTTCAGCAGTATAGTTCCCCCGCCGAGATCGAGAAAACTGCTAAGAATGAGGAACAAGAAGAAATGGCTAGAAAAATGAAGAGTCTAGAGCAGAGTGTGAGGAATATGCAAGGATTAAGAGGTCCAAAAAGCATCTCATTCAGAGATTTATGCATGTTCCCCAATGTTTATTTTCCCTTTGGTTTTAAGACTCCGAAGTTTGAGAAGTACGATGGTCACGGTGACCCCGTAGCACACTTGAAGAAGTATTGCAATCAACTAAGGGGGGCAGGGAGTAAGGAAGAATTGCTCATGGCATATTTTGGAGAAAGTCTACCGGGGATTTCCTCAGAATGGTTTATCGACCAAGATATTTCTAATTGGCCTACATGGGATGACATGGCAGGAGATCTTGTTCGACAATTTCAGTATAACATTGATATTTTGCCTGATCACACTTCTCTCGCCAGTATGAAGAAAAAGCCTACCGAGAGATTTAGAGAATATGCTATCAAGAGGACAGAATAA